A genome region from Penaeus chinensis breed Huanghai No. 1 chromosome 15, ASM1920278v2, whole genome shotgun sequence includes the following:
- the LOC125032853 gene encoding zwei Ig domain protein zig-8-like yields the protein MALSSPSFALGETNVKVPIGRDAILNCTVHNSGTHKVAWIDSLRGVVLTVEEDVVTGNPRVGIRHSVTPNGADSWVLSVKAVTMKDAGTYMCQVSTKAGLRLLYNLSVVDDSLPFQSTLLRGSRGKALGYPRGVPIPPPDYPISLAEDEANYTFSLTWVFASQRPLDSIVFFSRGSPSKIAVKP from the exons ATGGCTT TGTCCAGTCCTTCTTTCGCCCTCGGAGAGACCAACGTCAAAGTGCCCATAGGTCGCGACGCCATTCTCAACTGCACTGTGCACAATTCTGGCACCCACAAG GTGGCTTGGATAGACTCCCTGCGCGGCGTCGTGCTCACCGTCGAGGAGGACGTGGTAACGGGAAATCCTCGCGTTGGCATCAGGCACTCGGTGACCCCCAATGGTGCCGACTCGTGGGTGCTGAGTGTCAAGGCCGTCACCATGAAGGACGCTGGCACCTACATGTGCCAAGTCAGCACCAAGGCGGGACTCAGGCTGCTCTACAACCTTTCTGTCGTCG ACGATTCACTGCCATTCCAGTCAACACTCTTGAGGGGATCCCGTGGGAAAGCTTTGGGATACC CCAGGGGCGTACCCATACCCCCTCCCGATTACCCTATTTCCCTAGCCGAGGACGAAGCCAATTACACTTTTTCTCTAACCTGGGTCTTCGCGTCTCAACGTCCTCTTGATAGCATTGTTTTTTTTAGCCGGGGGTCACCCTCCAAAATCGCCGTAAAACCCTAG